CGTGGTTCGGTTGGCCGACGTGCACATCACCGCGCCCATGATCGAGCGGTTGGTGGAATTCACCGCCACTCGCGCGCGGTGAGCCAAAATCCACCATTTTCCACCTTTTCCACTTCTTCCAAGTCACCCGTAAGCTGCCGCCTGTTTGAGCGTAGAAGCCTCGTTATCAGCGTTTTGCTACTTTCGGGTATGGGAGGGATGCCCCCGAAAAAAGTGTAAAGCTGAAAAACGTTTTCTCATGGGATTTAACTGGGGGACGACCAACCCTTGGACGCCATCGGTCGCCATAAAAGATTGCTTACTTCAAAACTCGAGCTTCTCCAAACGCCTTCTAGCCAAGTCAACATAGAACGTGTCGGAAGAATTGCTCTTTTCAATAATGGAGTTGAGCCACTCCTTCGAATTCTCCCAGTCCTTCTCCCCCCAGTAAGCTTGCGCAATCTGGAAGCGAAACGCCGGCAAAGTTGCTGCGTCGGGAAACTCAGCCTCAAATTGCTTGAACGTCTCAACAAGCTTCGGGATGTAGGCTTGAGGAGATGCTTTTACACCATGCTTGTTTCCATATTGTCCGGGTTCCTCCCACCCGAGAAGAGTCTTCATCTTCTCTTCATAGGCGATACGGGCGGCCGTCGACTTCGGAAATTCAGCTATGGTCTTGTCGAACCATTTCACTGCCGCATCAACATTCGGTATCCAACTAGTATCCAACGAAAATACCTCGCTCTTCCCTCGAGACCAAAAGTCAGCGTGTCGTAGATAGGATTCGGCTACAGCATTGTTGAGACTTTCTTTCTGAGATTCGCCGACGATTTGGGCGAGGTCATTGATGCGTTCTTTGACCAGTTTCGCTTCTTCGGATTCCGGATAAGTGGCCACGAGATTCTGCCAAGTCTCCAGCGCAAGAGGGATCTGATTCTGGTCGAATGCGATCATGCCTAGCAGGTAGACCGCCTTAGCCTTTAGGGCATCATCATCATCGGCAGTAAGGATTAGAATTAACTCACGCTTTGAATCCTCATTAAGGCCGTGTTGCCTAAAAAGCGCGGCCTTAGCAAACCGTGGGTCAGATTCGTCCACCACGACCTCAGGCGTTTTTGCGGCGATGGCTAACGTTGCTGGTAAAGGCTGAGATTCAGATGGCTCAACAGGTGCAGTGGCAACCGCACCAGATCGAGCA
The sequence above is drawn from the Chthoniobacterales bacterium genome and encodes:
- a CDS encoding tetratricopeptide repeat protein codes for the protein MSYYIWIGEQEQGPYSLEELQHSLNAGEIGLDQMVRLADSSDWVSVGQIVSAASVPKRSQVEPTVSRSALNVPRGILLGVGGVAVVGLIAMVFNSCGPARSGAVATAPVEPSESQPLPATLAIAAKTPEVVVDESDPRFAKAALFRQHGLNEDSKRELILILTADDDDALKAKAVYLLGMIAFDQNQIPLALETWQNLVATYPESEEAKLVKERINDLAQIVGESQKESLNNAVAESYLRHADFWSRGKSEVFSLDTSWIPNVDAAVKWFDKTIAEFPKSTAARIAYEEKMKTLLGWEEPGQYGNKHGVKASPQAYIPKLVETFKQFEAEFPDAATLPAFRFQIAQAYWGEKDWENSKEWLNSIIEKSNSSDTFYVDLARRRLEKLEF